A region from the Oncorhynchus tshawytscha isolate Ot180627B linkage group LG26, Otsh_v2.0, whole genome shotgun sequence genome encodes:
- the zgc:172182 gene encoding coiled-coil domain-containing protein 89, with protein sequence MASPHRSPKDLRKMIRETKQDMDDVHKSLEKLRGLSLEERTESGMLRSRIDEQSSLICILKQRADDMLLRCQALERINSELEDLRADVQTELDKEKKRSMQLEQRFMDLAANHQELIHFKDEYKRQNAKLKQENERLQEENEKLFSKDLQDKEAVVLKLTQELRDLAEQHRSLDNEYQGKTTGFKTKLKGLMDLHHTKEASLQGELHDAQRQLSNAVEMCTELDQQLKKARENDSLKGTEMQKKMEVLAKEKDKFLDLSMQRGKLIQDKQVEIQQLETKRQEVEKNRAAAEERFEREAAVVNTNLKVKELQHALDQSVNTCNKLKKDFEAYKNHSTDLLEKEKELNAKLRHMIG encoded by the exons ATGGCATCACCCCACAGAAGTCCAAAAGACTTAAGGAAGATGATAAGAGAGACCAAACAG GACATGGACGATGTCCACAAGTCTTTGGAGAAACTGCGTGGCCTTTccctggaggagaggacagagtcagggatgcTGCGGTCAAGGATAGACGAGCAATCGAGTTTGATTTGCATTTTGAAACAAAGAGCAGACGACATGCTTCTTCGTTGTCAGGCTCTGGAGAGGATCAACTCTGAGTTAGAAGACCTGAGAGCAGACGTACAGACCGAACTTGACAAGGAAAAGAAGAGATCCATGCAGTTAGAGCAAAGGTTTATGGATCTGGCAGCCAACCATCAGGAGCTGATACATTTCAAGGACGAGTACAAAAGACAGAATGCCAAACTAAAACAGGAGAACGAACGACTTCAGGAAGAGAACGAGAAACTTTTCTCTAAAGACTTACAAGACAAAGAAGCAGTTGTTTTGAAACTAACACAAGAACTGAGAGACCTTGCTGAGCAACATAGAAGTCTTGATAATGAATATCA GGGAAAAACAACTGGGTTCAAGACCAAACTTAAAGGGCTCATGGATCTCCATCATACTAAGGAGGCGTCCTTACAAGGTGAATTGCATGATGCTCAAAGACAGCTGAGCAATGCAGTGGAGATGTGCACAG AACTTGATCAACAGCTTAAAAAAGCAAGAGAAAATGATTCATTGAAAGGGACAGAGATGCAGAAAAAAATGGAGGTCTTGGCCAAGGAAAAAGACAAATTCTTGGATCTCTCGATGCAAAGGGGGAAACTAATACAG GATAAACAGGTGGAAATCCAGCAGTTGGAGACAAAAAGGCAAGAGGTGGAAAAAAACAGGGCTGCTGCAGAAGAAAG GTTTGAAAGAGAGGCAGCTGTGGTGAACACTAATTTGAAAGTCAAAGAACTCCAGCATGCTCTTGATCAGTCTGTGAACACTTGCAACAAGCTGAAGAAG GATTTTGAAGCCTATAAAAACCACAGCACTGACCTACTTGAAAAGGAAAAGGAGTTAAATGCCAAGCTGCGCCATATGATTGGCTAA